A single Crateriforma conspicua DNA region contains:
- a CDS encoding tetratricopeptide repeat protein, whose translation MGLLALCATLGCWFGLIGVPNQQVMHWQATLSVPPVDSGSAPTLVKLQDKPSGHIGIENCRGCHQDKYDSFVQTAHFQSFTMADRLTELPEASVVHQPTSRTYSAENDGDAQWHVETLLDTEGEPISRTRRRMDFAFGSGIHGITPAYEVDGWMMQSPLTWYAEGVGWAMSPGYEGNAHQAFERLIVKECVFCHVGQAQPDPQNELRFRVSEMRISCERCHGGGQTHAEVMTALDEGRETDVKDTIVNPANLSRDAAEAVCQQCHLQAAMYVNATGQDVWDYRPGETLVANRTDFAISGDGSHRIVNHVEQLHDSRCYVESETMTCVTCHDPHHRESPTERVAMYREACFQCHSNESCGVDLEVRQDRNRNDCSDCHMPSLPTRDVHAALHHHTIGIFDDQGRPRQDKQSGPQGGLKAILNHDTLSQAEIDRRRAIATLELSVNDPAFQPAQDALVDASTTLMQAVGKGKADRRMRNALMLLADQMEQSPVAQQMARTLIDEPDNDALRSIALEVLGTEAFKAGDNATALDAFERLVKLRQRSNDYYILALCLRNAGDDDGSIRAAETALRLSPDFIAAHELLAFYFQDSDPKKAEAHLNAAEKLERIQTTLP comes from the coding sequence GTGGGCCTGCTGGCGTTGTGTGCAACGCTGGGTTGTTGGTTCGGCTTGATCGGTGTGCCGAACCAACAAGTCATGCACTGGCAGGCGACTCTTTCGGTTCCGCCGGTCGACAGTGGATCGGCACCGACACTGGTCAAGCTTCAGGACAAACCATCGGGACACATCGGTATTGAAAATTGCCGCGGGTGTCATCAGGACAAGTACGACAGCTTTGTGCAGACGGCGCACTTCCAAAGCTTCACGATGGCCGACCGTTTGACCGAGTTGCCCGAAGCGAGCGTGGTTCATCAGCCAACATCGAGAACCTATTCGGCGGAAAACGATGGCGATGCACAGTGGCATGTGGAAACGCTGTTGGACACCGAGGGGGAACCGATCAGTCGGACGCGGCGTCGCATGGATTTTGCTTTTGGTTCTGGGATTCACGGGATCACGCCGGCTTATGAAGTCGACGGGTGGATGATGCAGTCGCCGCTGACTTGGTACGCCGAAGGTGTCGGCTGGGCCATGTCACCCGGATATGAGGGAAACGCCCATCAAGCGTTTGAGCGGTTGATCGTCAAGGAATGCGTGTTCTGTCACGTGGGACAGGCGCAACCGGATCCGCAAAACGAATTGCGTTTCCGCGTGAGCGAAATGCGGATCAGCTGCGAACGTTGCCACGGGGGCGGTCAAACGCATGCCGAAGTGATGACGGCACTGGACGAAGGCCGAGAAACGGACGTCAAGGACACCATCGTTAACCCCGCAAACCTAAGCCGTGATGCGGCCGAAGCAGTGTGCCAGCAATGCCACCTGCAAGCTGCAATGTACGTCAACGCGACCGGCCAAGACGTATGGGATTACCGACCGGGTGAAACACTGGTTGCCAACCGGACTGATTTCGCCATTTCTGGCGACGGCAGTCACCGCATCGTCAATCATGTCGAACAATTGCACGACAGCCGTTGCTACGTCGAATCGGAAACCATGACCTGTGTGACCTGCCACGACCCACATCATCGTGAATCACCGACCGAGCGCGTCGCTATGTATCGCGAAGCCTGTTTTCAGTGTCACAGCAACGAATCTTGTGGTGTCGACTTGGAGGTGCGTCAGGACAGAAACCGGAACGATTGTTCGGACTGTCACATGCCAAGCTTGCCGACACGTGATGTGCACGCGGCCTTGCATCATCACACCATCGGGATCTTTGACGATCAGGGGCGACCGCGACAGGACAAACAGTCCGGACCGCAGGGCGGACTGAAAGCGATCTTGAACCACGACACGCTTTCCCAAGCAGAGATCGATCGTCGGCGAGCGATTGCGACGCTTGAGTTGTCCGTCAATGATCCGGCGTTCCAGCCGGCCCAAGATGCTCTGGTCGACGCGTCCACCACCTTGATGCAAGCCGTTGGTAAGGGCAAAGCCGATCGTCGAATGCGAAACGCACTAATGTTGTTGGCCGATCAAATGGAACAATCACCGGTGGCCCAGCAGATGGCGCGGACACTGATCGATGAACCCGATAACGATGCTTTGCGATCCATCGCGTTGGAAGTCTTGGGTACCGAAGCGTTCAAGGCGGGAGACAACGCGACCGCTTTGGATGCGTTTGAGCGATTGGTCAAGTTGCGTCAACGCAGCAACGACTACTACATTTTGGCACTGTGTCTTCGAAACGCTGGTGACGACGACGGCAGTATCCGGGCAGCCGAGACGGCCCTGCGGCTTTCCCCGGACTTCATTGCGGCCCACGAGTTGTTGGCGTTCTATTTCCAGGACAGCGATCCGAAAAAGGCAGAGGCACACCTGAACGCTGCGGAAAAACTGGAGCGGATCCAGACAACGTTGCCCTAA
- a CDS encoding MutS family DNA mismatch repair protein, with the protein MDQQSDRAIDRYQSRWDQLQATVADLDRRDRRIGHVRVGLFLVVLACGFLAAFAQSSTVFVIAGVVFFVLFLAAVIYNEPIRDAIEHHRQQQRVLDRAMARVRRDWGKLEKLSPKVTTADLDLDDHAISTATDLDLFGRASLFRWLSMTETAMGNRALASWLVGRADADVAKARTECAQVLAQQRDERIEFHCLAHQVSQMSGDPEAFQHWATGPSWLSSRRWLYAYANISLVIALSGGLLLLIGWVVAGSGDLAKYGAIVLFALAVLNTLMGALLLAPVHQILSVALTSRRSVASYVAMFEHAKWLPGGNDASPLAMSIRSRVLDGPRSAKQGMHDLSVIARAGALKQSAATFLLYLPLQLFGLWDVRVLRRLEHWQQNYSGVCRDWFDALGDLEALMSVAAVCDEQSEWIFPHWQSSADKQVSATRLGHPLLDDQQRVCNDVTVGPAGTFLLVTGSNMSGKSTLLRSIGLNVVLAATGAPVCATYFALPTLELGTSIRVTDSLAEGVSFYMAELYRLRAVVEQAERLAKSGDCTLLFLLDEILQGTNSRERQIAVATVLQRLVDCQAIGAISTHDLELAEDPGLTEKASTVHFRETIQTTDDGQEEMTFDYKMRQGVSPTTNALRLLEIVGLGRGGAAEKS; encoded by the coding sequence ATGGATCAGCAAAGCGATCGCGCGATCGATCGATATCAATCCCGATGGGATCAGTTGCAAGCCACTGTTGCCGATTTGGATCGTCGCGACCGACGCATCGGCCATGTACGAGTCGGCTTGTTCCTGGTCGTCTTGGCGTGCGGGTTTCTGGCGGCATTCGCCCAGTCATCGACGGTCTTTGTCATCGCCGGCGTCGTATTTTTTGTGCTGTTTTTGGCCGCGGTGATCTACAACGAACCGATCCGTGACGCGATCGAGCACCATCGGCAACAACAACGAGTGTTGGACCGCGCGATGGCACGGGTGCGGCGCGATTGGGGCAAGCTGGAAAAGCTGTCCCCCAAGGTCACGACGGCAGACTTGGATTTGGACGATCATGCGATCAGCACCGCAACCGACCTGGATCTGTTTGGTCGCGCGTCGTTGTTTCGTTGGCTGTCGATGACCGAGACGGCGATGGGCAACCGTGCCCTGGCGTCGTGGTTGGTGGGGCGAGCGGATGCCGATGTGGCCAAGGCACGAACCGAGTGTGCGCAGGTGTTGGCACAGCAGCGCGACGAACGGATCGAGTTTCACTGTTTGGCGCATCAGGTCAGTCAAATGTCGGGCGACCCGGAAGCGTTTCAGCATTGGGCGACGGGACCGTCTTGGCTTTCATCCCGCCGATGGTTGTATGCCTATGCCAACATTTCCTTGGTCATCGCGTTGTCGGGTGGGTTGTTGTTGTTGATCGGATGGGTGGTTGCCGGTTCGGGTGACTTGGCCAAGTATGGGGCGATCGTGTTGTTTGCACTGGCGGTGCTGAACACGTTGATGGGCGCACTGTTGCTTGCACCGGTGCACCAGATTTTGTCGGTCGCATTGACCAGTCGGCGCAGCGTCGCCAGTTACGTGGCGATGTTTGAACACGCCAAATGGTTGCCCGGTGGCAACGATGCGTCGCCGCTGGCCATGTCGATCCGGTCGCGCGTGTTGGACGGACCTCGGTCGGCCAAACAAGGCATGCATGATTTGTCGGTGATCGCACGAGCGGGAGCGTTGAAACAATCTGCGGCCACGTTTTTGTTGTATCTGCCGCTGCAACTGTTTGGGCTTTGGGACGTCCGCGTTCTTCGTCGACTGGAACATTGGCAGCAAAACTACAGTGGCGTTTGCCGCGATTGGTTCGATGCCTTGGGTGACCTGGAGGCATTGATGTCGGTGGCCGCCGTTTGCGACGAGCAGTCCGAATGGATCTTTCCCCATTGGCAGTCATCCGCTGACAAGCAGGTTTCCGCAACGCGTTTGGGACACCCGTTGTTGGACGATCAGCAACGCGTTTGCAACGACGTTACCGTCGGACCGGCGGGGACATTTTTGCTGGTTACTGGCAGCAACATGTCGGGCAAGAGCACTTTGCTGCGAAGCATCGGTTTGAATGTCGTCTTGGCTGCCACGGGCGCACCCGTTTGCGCGACCTACTTTGCGCTGCCCACGCTGGAACTGGGGACCAGCATTCGCGTGACGGATAGTTTGGCCGAAGGTGTTTCGTTTTACATGGCGGAGCTTTATCGATTGCGTGCGGTCGTCGAACAGGCGGAGCGGTTGGCCAAGTCGGGGGACTGCACGTTGTTGTTCTTGTTGGACGAGATCTTGCAGGGGACCAACAGCCGTGAGCGTCAGATTGCCGTCGCGACCGTCTTGCAGCGGCTGGTCGACTGTCAGGCGATCGGCGCGATCAGTACTCACGATCTGGAATTGGCCGAAGATCCCGGTTTGACCGAAAAAGCCAGCACCGTGCATTTCCGCGAAACCATTCAAACCACCGATGACGGTCAGGAAGAGATGACTTTCGATTACAAGATGCGTCAGGGCGTTTCTCCGACCACCAACGCCCTGCGATTATTGGAAATCGTGGGTCTGGGACGCGGTGGAGCGGCGGAGAAATCGTAG
- a CDS encoding EamA family transporter encodes MNWILLSLVSAVLLGCYDISKKKAASANAVPAVLLISTSIGAALWLPLVVWYFVDPTSQPVAWLAIEPLDVHGHWLVVAKSVLVASSWTFALFALKHLPLSIAAPIRSTSPLWTILIATVVLGERPTTVQWAGIVIVLFSFWMFSVVGRREGIHFIRDRWVACMMLATVTGAVSSIYDKYLLQTVGIPVATLQAWFTLYLVPAMVPCFLWWFRMDRRRMPLQWRRSICLISPLLLAADLVYFNAVADSDALISVISTLRRCSVVVAFVYGIGALKERQVAAKAMCIAGILLGVIVLTCFG; translated from the coding sequence ATGAACTGGATCCTGCTGTCACTGGTGTCCGCGGTTTTGCTGGGTTGTTACGACATCAGCAAAAAGAAAGCGGCTTCGGCCAACGCGGTGCCCGCGGTGTTGTTGATCAGCACGTCCATCGGTGCCGCGCTGTGGTTGCCGCTGGTCGTGTGGTACTTCGTCGATCCCACGTCACAGCCGGTCGCTTGGTTGGCCATTGAACCGCTGGACGTTCACGGGCATTGGTTGGTGGTGGCCAAAAGTGTTCTGGTGGCTTCGTCATGGACGTTCGCGCTGTTTGCGCTCAAGCATTTGCCACTGTCGATCGCTGCGCCGATTCGATCGACCAGCCCGCTGTGGACGATTTTGATCGCAACGGTGGTGTTGGGAGAACGGCCGACGACGGTTCAGTGGGCCGGGATCGTGATCGTCTTGTTTTCGTTCTGGATGTTTTCGGTTGTGGGGCGTCGCGAAGGCATCCATTTCATCCGTGACCGATGGGTCGCCTGCATGATGTTGGCGACGGTGACCGGGGCGGTCAGTTCGATCTATGACAAATACTTGTTGCAGACCGTGGGCATCCCGGTGGCGACCCTGCAAGCTTGGTTCACGCTTTACTTGGTGCCCGCGATGGTGCCATGTTTTCTGTGGTGGTTTCGGATGGACCGACGCCGGATGCCGCTACAGTGGCGACGCAGTATTTGCCTGATCAGCCCATTGTTGCTGGCCGCCGACCTGGTCTATTTCAACGCCGTGGCGGATAGCGACGCGTTGATTTCAGTGATTTCCACCTTGCGTCGCTGCAGCGTTGTTGTGGCGTTTGTCTATGGAATCGGTGCGTTGAAGGAACGCCAAGTCGCGGCAAAGGCAATGTGCATCGCAGGCATCCTGTTGGGCGTGATCGTCTTGACGTGTTTCGGGTGA
- a CDS encoding CRTAC1 family protein produces MLSNDSCPHAAVCTAHAVAVAVRAGLLGWVLLIAGCGGSPDQQTASQADPVGHQAMLQLLQQIKEAVGPAHSHREQDRLNELLQQAEQLPPGSLARIEPLALAGEIYLRLGETKRSIVTLDEALKLAQSAGDKIPDAVDTSIRFNLGMAYLRLGENENCLANHTIDSCLAPIRGSGVHTITTGSTRAAELFRQVLRKQPDDMTTRWLLNLAVMTLGEYPEGVEPQWRIPIPDGADVEFPRFLDRAGDLGLDITTLAGGAIVDDFNGDQLLDVVVSDWDPAGQIRFFRNNGAGGFVDETEAANLIGILGGLNLMHADYDNDGDLDILLLRGGWLMDVGNHPNSLLQNDGCGRFVDVTFPSGLAEEAFPTQTASWADYDGDGDLDLYIGNEQHPNQLFQNQNDGTFIDVASAAGVDDDGYSKAVTWGDFDGDDLPDIYVSNLKQANRLFQNQGDGTFVDVALAAGVTGPQKGFPVWFWDYNNDGALDLFATSYWQDISLTAASYLGKDHPSEHDHLYRNAGDGTFREVSQDVGLSVVTQPMGCNFGDLNNDGFLDFYLGTGYPEFEALSPNLMYLNQNGERFVDVSAAGGFGHLQKGHGVVFADIDQDGDQDVFHELGGWFKGDPFRNALFENPGFGNHWLAVQLVGTESNRCAIGARISLTFSENGTERHVYRSVSSGGSFGCNPLRQHVGVGKATEIAMLEVHWPTSGRTQSWSNIPVDQFIRVTEDATDFQTLPYPHHPFVSSHDGHHHHHHHH; encoded by the coding sequence ATGCTGTCGAATGATTCGTGCCCCCACGCGGCAGTTTGTACAGCCCACGCGGTTGCTGTGGCGGTTCGCGCCGGTCTGTTGGGTTGGGTGCTGTTGATTGCCGGATGCGGCGGATCACCGGACCAACAAACCGCATCGCAGGCAGATCCGGTCGGACACCAAGCGATGCTGCAACTGTTACAGCAGATCAAAGAAGCGGTGGGGCCGGCCCATTCCCATCGCGAACAGGATCGTTTGAACGAACTGTTGCAGCAGGCCGAGCAGTTGCCGCCGGGAAGTCTGGCGCGAATAGAACCCTTGGCCCTAGCCGGCGAAATCTACTTGCGTTTGGGTGAAACGAAACGATCCATCGTCACCTTGGATGAAGCATTGAAGTTGGCTCAATCGGCCGGCGACAAAATCCCCGACGCCGTGGATACTTCGATTCGATTCAACTTGGGCATGGCGTATCTGCGATTGGGAGAAAACGAAAATTGTCTGGCCAATCATACGATCGATAGCTGTTTGGCACCGATTCGTGGCAGCGGCGTTCATACGATCACCACGGGATCCACCAGGGCCGCCGAGTTGTTTCGGCAAGTGTTGCGCAAACAGCCGGATGATATGACAACACGTTGGTTGTTGAATCTTGCGGTCATGACACTGGGGGAATATCCCGAAGGCGTTGAACCGCAATGGCGGATCCCGATCCCCGATGGTGCCGACGTTGAATTTCCACGCTTCTTGGATCGTGCCGGTGACCTGGGTTTGGACATCACAACATTGGCCGGCGGTGCGATCGTTGACGATTTCAACGGTGATCAATTGCTGGACGTTGTGGTTTCCGATTGGGATCCGGCCGGGCAAATTCGCTTTTTCCGAAACAACGGGGCCGGTGGATTTGTGGATGAGACCGAGGCGGCAAATCTGATCGGCATCTTGGGTGGGTTGAATTTGATGCACGCCGATTACGACAATGACGGCGATCTGGATATTCTGCTTTTGCGTGGCGGTTGGCTGATGGATGTCGGCAATCATCCAAATTCGTTGTTGCAGAACGATGGATGCGGACGTTTCGTGGATGTGACATTTCCCTCCGGCCTAGCCGAAGAAGCTTTTCCAACCCAGACCGCGTCCTGGGCTGACTATGACGGCGATGGTGATTTGGATTTGTACATCGGGAATGAACAGCATCCCAATCAACTGTTTCAAAATCAGAACGACGGTACGTTCATCGATGTAGCATCCGCCGCAGGGGTGGACGACGATGGCTATAGCAAAGCCGTGACCTGGGGCGATTTCGATGGCGATGATCTGCCCGACATCTATGTTTCCAATCTAAAGCAAGCCAATCGACTGTTCCAAAACCAGGGCGATGGGACATTCGTGGATGTCGCATTGGCGGCCGGTGTGACCGGGCCGCAAAAGGGATTTCCGGTCTGGTTCTGGGATTACAACAACGACGGTGCGCTGGACCTGTTTGCGACCAGTTATTGGCAGGACATCAGTCTGACCGCCGCCAGTTATCTGGGCAAAGACCACCCATCGGAACACGACCATCTGTACCGCAATGCGGGTGATGGCACATTCCGAGAAGTTAGCCAAGACGTCGGGCTGTCGGTTGTGACCCAGCCGATGGGATGCAATTTCGGCGATCTGAACAACGACGGCTTTTTGGATTTTTATCTGGGAACCGGCTATCCCGAATTCGAAGCTCTTTCACCCAACCTGATGTATCTGAATCAGAATGGTGAACGCTTTGTGGATGTTTCAGCGGCGGGGGGATTCGGGCATTTGCAAAAGGGCCACGGCGTCGTGTTTGCCGACATCGACCAGGATGGCGACCAAGACGTCTTTCACGAATTGGGTGGCTGGTTCAAAGGAGACCCGTTTCGAAACGCACTGTTTGAAAACCCGGGTTTTGGGAACCATTGGCTTGCGGTTCAGTTGGTCGGCACGGAATCGAATCGTTGTGCGATCGGTGCCCGGATATCGTTGACTTTTAGCGAAAATGGAACTGAACGTCACGTGTATCGTTCGGTCAGCAGCGGCGGCAGTTTCGGTTGCAATCCGCTTCGGCAACATGTCGGTGTGGGGAAAGCCACGGAAATTGCGATGTTGGAGGTTCACTGGCCCACCAGTGGGCGGACGCAATCTTGGTCGAATATCCCGGTGGACCAGTTCATCCGTGTCACCGAAGACGCCACCGACTTCCAAACGCTGCCCTATCCGCACCATCCGTTTGTTTCGTCCCACGACGGTCATCATCACCACCACCATCATCATTGA
- a CDS encoding class-III pyridoxal-phosphate-dependent aminotransferase, whose amino-acid sequence MNTPSNPVQTATAAMRMRNDPRIAQAKQLIAQAMADHAGELTDVRPADDALVADYQAWLDRAAAPRGGPTIWPYLSSGLGNGPYVELADGSVKLDFIGGIGVHGMGHSHETIVDAAIDAAIEDTVMQGNLQQNPASVVMAEKLIQLASATGAPLAHCMLSTSGAMANENALKLALHHRSPADRIIAFDNAFAGRSLALAAVTDRPNYRSGLPLTLDVDYLPFLDPDHPQRSTRWAVDELQRLLKRHPGRYAAFWAEPIAGEGGYYPGSHEFFAALCQPLRDAGIPIIFDEIQTFSRTSCPFAFQHYQLESFADIVTVGKITQVCATLYRADFKPDAPILSQTFTGSTASIATGIATLDALEQAGCYGQDGENMKRHRYFAQQLQSLADKYPDKISGPFGEGMMIAFTPGGGSFDEAKSLMDQMYQTGLLGFVCGSAPTRLRFLPPPATTTTQHIDAAVSLLDRCLADWTPPAPQDA is encoded by the coding sequence ATGAACACGCCCTCCAACCCCGTCCAGACCGCCACGGCCGCCATGCGAATGCGGAATGACCCGCGGATCGCACAAGCCAAACAACTGATCGCCCAAGCGATGGCCGATCACGCCGGCGAATTGACGGATGTCCGCCCGGCGGACGATGCCCTGGTGGCGGACTATCAAGCGTGGCTGGATCGTGCCGCCGCACCACGCGGCGGTCCGACGATTTGGCCGTACCTTTCGTCGGGGCTGGGCAACGGTCCCTACGTCGAATTGGCCGACGGCAGCGTCAAGTTGGATTTCATCGGGGGAATCGGTGTCCACGGGATGGGCCACAGCCACGAAACGATTGTCGACGCCGCCATCGATGCGGCCATCGAAGACACCGTGATGCAGGGGAATTTGCAACAAAACCCCGCCAGCGTCGTGATGGCCGAAAAACTGATCCAGTTGGCCAGCGCGACGGGCGCCCCGTTGGCCCACTGCATGCTGTCGACCAGCGGTGCAATGGCGAACGAAAACGCACTGAAGCTTGCCCTTCACCACCGCAGCCCCGCCGACCGAATCATCGCGTTTGACAATGCCTTTGCGGGACGGTCTCTGGCCCTGGCGGCTGTCACCGATCGACCCAACTATCGCAGCGGCCTGCCGCTGACGTTGGACGTGGACTACCTGCCATTCCTGGACCCCGATCATCCCCAGCGCAGCACCCGATGGGCCGTCGATGAACTGCAGCGATTGTTGAAGCGACACCCGGGTCGTTACGCCGCCTTTTGGGCCGAACCGATCGCCGGTGAAGGTGGCTACTATCCTGGCAGCCACGAATTCTTCGCCGCGCTTTGCCAGCCACTGCGTGATGCGGGCATCCCCATCATCTTCGATGAAATCCAAACCTTCAGCCGAACATCCTGCCCGTTCGCATTCCAACATTATCAGCTGGAATCGTTCGCCGACATCGTCACCGTTGGCAAGATCACGCAAGTCTGCGCGACGTTGTATCGTGCCGACTTTAAACCGGACGCCCCGATCCTAAGCCAAACGTTCACGGGATCCACCGCGTCGATCGCCACGGGCATTGCGACGTTGGATGCGTTGGAACAAGCCGGCTGTTACGGGCAAGATGGCGAAAACATGAAACGCCACCGCTACTTTGCCCAACAACTGCAAAGCTTGGCCGACAAGTATCCGGACAAGATCAGCGGCCCATTCGGCGAAGGCATGATGATCGCATTCACACCCGGCGGCGGCAGCTTTGACGAAGCCAAATCGTTGATGGATCAGATGTACCAGACGGGTTTGTTGGGATTCGTCTGCGGTTCCGCACCGACGCGTTTGCGTTTTTTGCCTCCACCGGCAACGACAACGACCCAGCACATCGATGCCGCCGTTTCATTGCTCGATCGCTGCCTGGCCGACTGGACCCCACCGGCCCCGCAGGACGCCTGA